A single window of Dermacentor albipictus isolate Rhodes 1998 colony chromosome 1, USDA_Dalb.pri_finalv2, whole genome shotgun sequence DNA harbors:
- the RabX6 gene encoding ras-related protein Rab-30 — translation MASTKLPEQKVILCGEYGVGKSSLFRRFTTNTFVASNDRSSTLGLDHFDKVYKVAGRDLKLQLWDTGGMERVASVTSSYYKFAEAAVLVFSLDNPDSFNILSQHLLDIVSYAENAKIFLCGNKVDLAGRIYVSEADIEAFCEQCHNLISGVYRTSCKTGQGIEEMFTDIARQLVMSCRVKDLDDVAKDSFKVTQPEEAQESCSC, via the exons ATGGCATCAACAAAGCTGCCTGAGCAGAAGGTGATTCTCTGTGGAGAGTACGGCGTTGGGAAAAGTTCACTGTTTCGTAGGTTCACTACTAACACTTTTGTGGCTAGCAACGATCGAAGCTCGACGCTTGGTCTAGACCATTTTGACAAAGTCTATAAGGTTGCAGGACGGGACCTCAAG CTGCAGCTCTGGGACACAGGGGGCATGGAGCGTGTGGCATCCGTCACGTCCAGCTACTACAAGTTTGCCGAGGCAGCCGTGTTGGTGTTTAGCCTGGACAATCCCGACTCTTTCAACATCTTGTCACAGCATCTGCTAGACATCGTAAGCTATGCTGAGAATGCAAAGATATTTCTCTGTGGAAACAAAGTCGACTTAGCAGGCCGCATTTATGTCTCGGAAGCAGATATAGAAGCCTTCTGTGAGCAGTGCCACAACCTCATCAGTGGGGTTTACCGCACATCATGTAAAACTGGTCAAGGCATCGAGGAGATGTTCACAGACATTGCGCGGCAGCTGGTTATGTCTTGCAGAGTGAAAGATTTGGATGATGTGGCCAAAGACTCTTTCAAGGTCACCCAGCCAGAAGAAGCACAGGAATCATGTAGTTGCTAG